From one Catellatospora sp. IY07-71 genomic stretch:
- the larC gene encoding nickel pincer cofactor biosynthesis protein LarC, translated as MRTLWIDPGQGCAGDMLLAALLDAGASLDAVRKGLASLRVEPVTVDPVQVRRHGLRATYAQVQAPETETERHLSDVLAVIGAAELPPAVAAFAVAVFQRLGEAEARVHGVAVERIHFHEVGALDAIADIVGCGLALHDLDLLGDDVVRVVGPIALGSGTVRAAHGLIPVPVPAVLELVAAAKAPVAEHPARMELCTPTGAALLATLATTWGPPPAGTPVAVGVGAGTRDPQTHPNVVRIVLGDAAEVAAQDGGWLDARLHRVDATVDDLDPRVWPTLLDHLRAVGAADAWCTPALGHKGRPAHVLSVLVDAERLDALCRAVFEHTTTLGVRVSRVERRSLRRDQVRVRVGAAEVGLKRGFLDGRVVTAQPEYDDVVAAARANGLPVTRVLAALHGFAAAQGIDGLDQALRPE; from the coding sequence GTGAGGACGCTGTGGATCGACCCGGGCCAGGGCTGCGCGGGCGACATGCTGCTCGCGGCGCTGCTGGACGCGGGCGCGTCGCTCGACGCGGTGCGCAAGGGGCTCGCCTCGCTGCGCGTGGAGCCGGTCACCGTGGACCCGGTCCAGGTGCGCCGGCACGGCCTGCGGGCGACGTACGCCCAGGTCCAGGCCCCGGAGACGGAGACCGAGCGGCACCTGTCCGACGTGCTCGCCGTCATCGGCGCGGCCGAGCTGCCGCCCGCGGTGGCCGCCTTCGCCGTCGCGGTCTTCCAGCGGCTGGGCGAGGCCGAGGCGCGGGTGCACGGCGTCGCGGTCGAGCGGATCCACTTCCACGAGGTGGGCGCGCTCGACGCGATCGCCGACATCGTGGGCTGCGGGCTGGCGCTGCACGACCTGGACCTGCTGGGCGACGACGTGGTCCGGGTCGTCGGCCCGATCGCGCTGGGCTCGGGCACCGTGCGCGCGGCGCACGGGCTGATCCCGGTGCCGGTGCCCGCGGTGCTGGAGCTGGTCGCGGCCGCGAAGGCGCCGGTGGCCGAGCACCCCGCCCGGATGGAGCTGTGTACGCCGACGGGCGCCGCCCTGCTGGCCACCCTCGCCACCACCTGGGGCCCGCCACCGGCGGGCACCCCGGTCGCGGTGGGCGTCGGCGCGGGCACCCGTGATCCGCAGACCCACCCCAACGTGGTCCGCATCGTGCTCGGCGACGCGGCGGAGGTGGCCGCGCAGGACGGCGGCTGGCTGGACGCGCGGCTGCACCGGGTCGACGCGACCGTCGACGACCTGGACCCCCGGGTCTGGCCCACCCTGCTGGACCACCTGCGCGCGGTGGGCGCGGCGGACGCCTGGTGCACCCCCGCGCTCGGCCACAAGGGCCGCCCGGCGCACGTGCTCAGCGTGCTCGTCGACGCCGAGCGGCTGGACGCCTTGTGCCGGGCCGTCTTCGAGCACACCACCACGCTCGGCGTGCGGGTGTCCCGCGTGGAGCGGCGCAGCCTGCGCCGGGACCAGGTGCGGGTGCGGGTCGGCGCGGCCGAGGTCGGGCTGAAGCGCGGCTTCCTGGACGGGCGGGTGGTCACCGCGCAGCCGGAGTACGACGACGTCGTGGCTGCGGCCCGCGCGAACGGGCTGCCGGTGACCCGGGTGCTGGCCGCGCTGCACGGCTTCGCGGCCGCTCAGGGCATCGACGGCCTTGACCAGGCACTGCGTCCGGAATAG
- a CDS encoding MaoC family dehydratase, giving the protein MRVIEDVATLPDTIGEVWGPTDWQTVDQDRVTSFADVTNDHQWIHVDTERAAADSPFGGTIAHGALTLSLCTAMVADLVRVRNAKSVINLGFDRVRFSGTVPTGSRLRGSAEVRDVRRIPGGYRVVARMTMSSDRSVRPVCVADQIFAVFPDEAAA; this is encoded by the coding sequence ATGAGGGTCATCGAGGACGTGGCGACCCTGCCGGACACGATCGGCGAGGTCTGGGGCCCGACCGACTGGCAGACCGTCGACCAGGACCGGGTGACGTCCTTCGCCGACGTCACCAACGACCACCAGTGGATCCACGTGGACACCGAGCGCGCCGCGGCGGACAGCCCGTTCGGCGGCACCATCGCGCACGGCGCGCTCACCCTGTCCCTCTGCACCGCGATGGTGGCCGACCTGGTGCGGGTGCGCAACGCCAAGAGCGTCATCAACCTGGGCTTCGACCGGGTCCGCTTCAGCGGCACCGTGCCCACCGGCTCGCGCCTGCGCGGCAGCGCCGAGGTGCGCGACGTGCGCCGCATCCCCGGCGGCTACCGGGTGGTGGCCCGCATGACGATGTCCTCGGACCGCAGCGTCCGCCCGGTCTGCGTGGCCGATCAGATCTTCGCCGTCTTCCCCGACGAGGCGGCCGCCTGA
- a CDS encoding TetR family transcriptional regulator yields MVARVQAVADAGETAPGGVRQAILEMARREIAEHGCSGASVRSIARAAEVDPRLVRHYYGSRENLLWNALSGDRDPLELAARLLRQSASTIGRRAAAAVFAPWEDPATADLQRARMAASLEGTEAVGRLESEFVSQLLGTIAASVSPDRPRLRAALAATHLTGATVCRYLAGGPLAEMDLGELVRSTGAALQRLLTGPLPEQG; encoded by the coding sequence ATGGTTGCGCGAGTGCAGGCGGTGGCAGACGCCGGCGAGACGGCTCCCGGGGGGGTGCGCCAGGCGATCCTGGAGATGGCTCGCCGCGAGATCGCCGAGCACGGCTGCAGCGGCGCCAGCGTACGCAGCATCGCCCGGGCCGCCGAGGTCGATCCGCGGCTGGTCCGCCACTACTACGGATCCCGCGAGAACCTGCTCTGGAACGCGCTGTCCGGCGACCGCGACCCGCTCGAGCTGGCCGCACGGCTGCTGCGGCAGAGCGCGTCCACCATCGGCCGCCGGGCCGCGGCGGCAGTGTTCGCGCCGTGGGAGGACCCGGCCACCGCCGACCTGCAGCGGGCGCGGATGGCCGCGTCGCTGGAGGGCACGGAGGCGGTGGGCCGGCTGGAGTCGGAGTTCGTCAGCCAGCTGCTCGGGACCATCGCGGCGAGCGTCAGCCCCGACCGGCCGCGGCTGCGCGCCGCGCTCGCGGCGACGCACCTGACCGGAGCGACCGTCTGCCGCTACCTGGCCGGCGGCCCGCTGGCGGAGATGGACCTCGGTGAGCTGGTTCGGAGCACCGGGGCCGCGCTGCAGCGCCTGCTCACCGGGCCGCTGCCGGAGCAGGGCTAG
- a CDS encoding TetR family transcriptional regulator, with protein sequence MSEQRGEGPAPKQTGRRPGPVSSYQAVLAAARREFGTHGYQGTTTRGIATAAGVDTALIHHFFLTKDGLFEAAVGQAFRCDDLPAQIDGDRAQLGERLVAAFLRHWAQPEVNDCLRGVLRSVHTSALAADAVRDLLGEGVLAPVIRQLGVASVERRAALVGAQLVGLATVRYVYRLEPVASLDPQQAAVLLGEVFQRLLVGRL encoded by the coding sequence ATGTCCGAGCAGCGGGGCGAGGGCCCGGCGCCGAAGCAGACGGGACGCCGCCCCGGCCCGGTCTCCAGCTACCAGGCGGTCCTGGCGGCCGCCCGGCGGGAGTTCGGCACACACGGCTACCAGGGCACCACCACCCGCGGCATCGCGACCGCGGCCGGTGTGGACACCGCCCTGATCCACCACTTCTTCCTGACCAAGGACGGGCTCTTCGAAGCCGCCGTCGGCCAGGCGTTCCGCTGCGACGACCTGCCCGCGCAGATCGACGGCGACCGGGCGCAGCTCGGCGAGCGGCTGGTCGCGGCGTTCCTGCGGCACTGGGCGCAGCCCGAGGTCAACGACTGCCTGCGCGGCGTGCTGCGCTCGGTGCACACCTCCGCGCTGGCCGCGGACGCGGTGCGGGACCTGCTCGGCGAGGGCGTGCTGGCACCGGTGATCCGGCAGCTCGGCGTGGCCTCGGTGGAGCGGCGCGCGGCGCTGGTCGGCGCGCAGCTGGTCGGCCTGGCCACGGTGCGCTACGTGTACCGGCTGGAGCCGGTCGCGTCACTCGACCCCCAGCAGGCGGCGGTGCTGCTCGGCGAGGTGTTCCAGCGGCTACTGGTCGGCCGCCTCTAG
- a CDS encoding isoprenylcysteine carboxylmethyltransferase family protein has product MRKAKAVLGSLVFLCVAPGTVVGLLPWWISHWRPGPAVPAQGLLTAVGWVLIVVGVATLLHSFLRFIVEGLGTPAPVAETEHLVVGGLYRFVRNPMYVAVDMAILGQAAVLRSTSLLVYWVVVSLGQAAFVHFYEEPRLLARYGESYAEYRRTVPAWFPRWGRRERSAADESAS; this is encoded by the coding sequence ATGCGGAAAGCGAAGGCGGTCCTCGGTAGCCTGGTGTTTCTCTGTGTCGCTCCGGGGACGGTGGTCGGTCTGCTGCCGTGGTGGATCAGCCACTGGCGACCGGGGCCGGCTGTGCCGGCTCAGGGCCTGCTCACCGCGGTGGGCTGGGTCCTCATCGTCGTCGGCGTGGCTACCCTACTGCACTCCTTCCTGCGCTTCATCGTCGAAGGGCTCGGCACGCCGGCCCCGGTCGCCGAGACCGAGCACCTGGTCGTCGGCGGGCTCTACCGCTTCGTCCGCAACCCGATGTACGTCGCGGTGGACATGGCCATCCTGGGCCAGGCGGCGGTGCTGCGCAGCACCTCGCTGCTGGTCTACTGGGTCGTGGTCTCGCTGGGCCAGGCGGCCTTCGTGCACTTCTACGAGGAGCCCCGGCTGCTCGCGCGCTACGGCGAGTCCTACGCGGAGTACCGGCGCACGGTGCCGGCCTGGTTTCCGCGGTGGGGCCGCCGCGAGCGGTCGGCGGCCGACGAGAGCGCGAGCTGA
- a CDS encoding DHA2 family efflux MFS transporter permease subunit, with amino-acid sequence METGRRQPSAAWTWVAALVGVFMVAVDTLVVTTALPEMQRHLNVGMSGLEWIVNSYTLTFAVFLLVGAALGDRFGRRLLLGVGLVIFTGASALAAAAPNLGTLAGSRALQGFGAAIIMPLTMTLLASVVPAEKRGHAFGLWGAMVGLGIALGPVVGGSITEALSWQWIFWINVPIGVLLLLIMPLVRESRGGAGRLDPLGTLLITVGLFGVVYGLIRGAELGWDDPTILTGLIGGGVLVLAFAFWERHAAAPMVLPSLFRSRGFTLTTVIAMIMPFGAFAAVFLGAQYLQTIMGYSPLEAGVRTLPMTAMPLIAAPLSGRLSDKIGGKPLVVLGLALLSAGIGWIGLIATPDLPYGDLVPPFILAGFGLGLFMPAVAALAINFAPANLDGVASGVTNAVRQVGTVLGVAVAGVMFAEYGGFSSPQSFVDGLVAAHEVAAVALAVGLLVALFIPRSRPQGHGHGHGAGEHSAAPAPELVGVKG; translated from the coding sequence GTGGAAACTGGAAGGAGGCAACCCAGCGCCGCCTGGACCTGGGTTGCGGCACTCGTCGGCGTCTTCATGGTGGCCGTCGACACGCTGGTGGTGACGACCGCTCTGCCGGAGATGCAGCGTCACCTGAACGTCGGCATGTCCGGCCTGGAATGGATCGTCAACTCCTACACGCTGACGTTCGCCGTGTTCCTGCTGGTCGGCGCGGCGCTGGGCGACCGGTTCGGCCGCCGCCTGCTGCTCGGCGTGGGCCTGGTGATCTTCACCGGAGCCTCCGCCCTCGCCGCCGCCGCGCCGAACCTCGGCACGCTGGCCGGCTCGCGCGCGCTGCAGGGCTTCGGCGCCGCGATCATCATGCCGCTGACCATGACGCTGCTGGCCAGCGTCGTGCCGGCGGAGAAGCGCGGGCACGCGTTCGGCCTGTGGGGCGCGATGGTCGGCCTGGGCATCGCGCTCGGCCCGGTCGTCGGCGGCTCCATCACCGAGGCGCTGTCCTGGCAGTGGATCTTCTGGATCAACGTCCCGATCGGCGTGCTGCTGCTGCTGATCATGCCGCTGGTGCGGGAGAGCCGGGGCGGCGCGGGCCGCCTGGACCCGCTGGGCACGCTGCTCATCACGGTCGGCCTGTTCGGCGTCGTGTACGGCCTCATCCGCGGCGCCGAGCTGGGCTGGGACGACCCGACCATCCTGACCGGCCTGATCGGCGGCGGCGTGCTGGTGCTCGCCTTCGCCTTCTGGGAGCGGCACGCGGCGGCGCCGATGGTGCTGCCGAGCCTGTTCCGCAGCCGCGGGTTCACACTGACCACGGTGATCGCCATGATCATGCCGTTCGGCGCGTTCGCCGCCGTCTTCCTCGGCGCGCAGTACCTGCAGACCATCATGGGGTACTCGCCGCTGGAGGCCGGGGTGCGCACCCTGCCGATGACCGCGATGCCGCTGATCGCCGCCCCGCTGTCGGGCCGGCTCAGCGACAAGATCGGCGGCAAGCCGCTGGTCGTGCTCGGTCTCGCGCTGCTGTCGGCCGGCATCGGCTGGATCGGCCTCATCGCGACGCCGGACCTGCCCTACGGCGACCTGGTGCCGCCGTTCATCCTGGCCGGCTTCGGCCTGGGCCTGTTCATGCCGGCCGTGGCCGCGCTGGCGATCAACTTCGCGCCGGCGAACCTCGACGGCGTCGCCTCCGGCGTCACCAACGCGGTGCGCCAGGTCGGCACGGTGCTCGGCGTGGCGGTCGCGGGTGTGATGTTCGCCGAGTACGGCGGCTTCAGCAGCCCGCAGTCGTTCGTCGACGGCCTGGTCGCGGCACACGAGGTCGCCGCGGTGGCACTGGCCGTCGGTCTGCTCGTGGCCCTCTTCATCCCACGGTCGCGCCCGCAGGGGCACGGCCACGGGCACGGCGCCGGAGAGCACAGCGCGGCCCCCGCGCCGGAGCTCGTCGGGGTCAAGGGCTGA
- a CDS encoding TetR family transcriptional regulator: MTAQGQAVSDPPAVPGWRRPGRRPGAHHTADRILDTALAMFAESGLDSVTVRGIAARADVDAALVHHFYRSKEGLFTAAVDGAAVPPGLAELLREPLTPVGEALVALFLAHWERPEVRPRLLAVLRSVPSSPVAAGLMRDCLDQHLTAALAEAGADRAAERAALIGAQLIGLAIVRYVLRSEPLASLPVDRAAAAAGPVMEMYLAGPVARLRRAG; this comes from the coding sequence GTGACCGCGCAGGGGCAGGCCGTGTCCGACCCGCCCGCCGTCCCGGGGTGGCGGCGGCCGGGCCGGCGCCCCGGCGCCCACCACACCGCCGACCGCATCCTCGACACCGCGCTGGCCATGTTCGCGGAGTCCGGGCTGGACTCGGTCACGGTGCGGGGCATCGCGGCCCGCGCCGACGTGGACGCCGCCCTGGTGCACCACTTCTACCGGTCGAAGGAGGGGCTGTTCACCGCCGCAGTGGACGGCGCGGCGGTGCCGCCCGGCCTTGCCGAGCTGCTTCGCGAGCCGCTGACGCCGGTGGGAGAGGCCCTGGTCGCGCTGTTCCTGGCGCACTGGGAACGGCCCGAGGTGCGGCCCCGGCTGCTCGCGGTGCTGCGCTCGGTGCCGTCCAGCCCGGTCGCGGCGGGGCTGATGCGGGACTGCCTGGACCAGCACCTGACGGCGGCGCTGGCCGAGGCGGGCGCGGACCGTGCCGCCGAGCGCGCCGCCCTGATCGGCGCGCAGCTCATCGGCCTGGCGATCGTGCGGTACGTGCTGCGTTCCGAGCCGCTGGCGAGCCTGCCGGTGGACCGGGCGGCCGCCGCGGCGGGACCGGTGATGGAGATGTACCTGGCCGGGCCGGTCGCCCGGCTGCGCAGAGCGGGGTGA
- a CDS encoding bifunctional riboflavin kinase/FAD synthetase, giving the protein MEHWQSAARPPEGWTGCVVTIGSFDGVHRGHQAVLRLAVARGRSLGLPVVVYTFDRHPRAVVRADQAPAQLTTPAERARLIAGLGVDYLVTQPFTERFAALAPGDFVQSVLVDGLNASLVVEGADFRFGRFAAGGVDDLAAMGIIHGFSVEVLELQAAGGYAGAAYSSTLARGLIAAGDLTGAREVLGRPHRVTGVAGRAGRPSAGRGRLTVRVDPYAALPTPGTYRGTLHLDGVALPARILVRPDAGEPGEVQVEVRDEGAGLAAVGDVALDLLARIAAPAAGSLRPAGVLP; this is encoded by the coding sequence ATGGAGCACTGGCAGTCGGCGGCACGGCCGCCGGAGGGCTGGACGGGCTGCGTGGTCACGATCGGCTCGTTCGACGGCGTGCACCGCGGCCACCAGGCGGTACTCCGGCTGGCCGTGGCCCGTGGCCGCAGCCTGGGCCTGCCGGTCGTGGTGTACACCTTCGACCGGCACCCGCGCGCGGTGGTCCGCGCCGACCAGGCGCCCGCGCAGCTCACCACCCCGGCGGAACGGGCCCGGCTCATCGCCGGGCTGGGCGTGGACTACCTGGTCACGCAGCCGTTCACGGAGCGGTTCGCGGCGCTGGCGCCGGGCGACTTCGTGCAGTCGGTGCTGGTCGACGGCCTGAACGCGAGCCTCGTCGTGGAGGGGGCCGACTTCCGGTTCGGCCGCTTCGCGGCGGGCGGGGTCGACGACCTGGCGGCGATGGGCATCATCCACGGCTTCTCGGTCGAGGTGCTGGAGCTGCAGGCGGCCGGGGGGTATGCCGGTGCGGCGTACTCCTCGACGCTGGCCCGGGGCCTGATCGCGGCGGGCGACCTGACCGGCGCTCGTGAGGTGCTGGGCAGGCCGCACCGGGTGACCGGGGTGGCCGGCCGGGCCGGGCGGCCGTCGGCGGGCCGGGGGCGGCTCACGGTGCGGGTGGACCCGTACGCGGCGCTGCCCACGCCCGGCACCTACCGCGGCACGCTGCACCTGGACGGCGTCGCACTGCCGGCCCGGATCCTGGTGCGGCCGGACGCGGGCGAGCCCGGCGAGGTGCAGGTCGAGGTGCGCGACGAGGGCGCGGGATTGGCCGCGGTGGGCGACGTGGCGCTGGACCTGCTGGCCCGCATCGCCGCGCCCGCGGCCGGCTCGCTGCGGCCGGCCGGGGTCCTGCCGTGA